One Bacillota bacterium DNA segment encodes these proteins:
- the atpC gene encoding ATP synthase F1 subunit epsilon has protein sequence MANNLYLEIITPNKTFYSDYVETLTLTTPNGEMGVLSGHMPLVAAVSIGVIKIKKDGTWLEAYTSEGFMKIEHDKTIIFVDTAEWPEEIDENRALAAAERARERLQRQLSKVEYINSRAALQRAMSRLKVKSGRK, from the coding sequence ATGGCTAACAATTTATATTTAGAGATTATCACACCTAATAAAACTTTTTACTCTGATTATGTAGAAACGCTGACTCTCACTACTCCAAACGGCGAGATGGGCGTTCTAAGCGGACATATGCCGCTTGTTGCAGCTGTTTCGATCGGTGTCATAAAAATCAAGAAAGATGGTACATGGCTAGAGGCATATACGTCCGAAGGCTTTATGAAAATCGAACACGACAAAACTATTATATTTGTGGATACTGCAGAGTGGCCGGAAGAAATCGATGAAAACCGGGCACTGGCAGCTGCGGAAAGAGCAAGAGAAAGACTTCAAAGACAGCTTAGCAAGGTTGAATATATTAATTCTCGTGCTGCGCTGCAAAGAGCTATGTCAAGATTAAAAGTAAAAAGCGGCAGAAAATAG